The Onychomys torridus chromosome 4, mOncTor1.1, whole genome shotgun sequence DNA window CttctagattaaaaaaacaaaacaaaacaaaaaacaaaaacaaacaaacaaacaaacaaacaaaaacccctcctTCCCTACCCAggcccagtatccacatggccaGCCTGGAATCCCTGGAACCACACCCCTAGCCTAGCAGTCTTGGCACAGTATCAGTTTCCGCAGCTATCGATGGAACATATTTGCAGCTCCCAATACAGAGTGATATTCAGAGAAGCCGTAATCAAAACCCACATGAGCCCTACCTGAAGGGGCCTACTATGGCCATCCCTCCACACAGCCATTCTGACTCCACACTCAGGTCTGGGACAAGCTGGACCACGCAGTCCAGGCCAAGACCCAGGGAGGAAGCCATTCAAGAGGAGAGACTTGCAGCCTGGTGAGGGAGCAGCCCGTAAATCAGGTCCCACTCCCACCTAGTCGCTAACAAGCGGCTGCCTACACGCCTACGTGGGGTCCTTGCCTCAGGCTTCCACAGAGGCCTGGACAACCAGCTGGCCAAGGCCTCCCCAGTCAGTGCCTTGGCCTCTGCCCCCGCCCAGGGCCCCCAGAAAGATAGGGGTATTTTCTTTTAGGAGAGTGAAAAAAGATATAAacctaaatgaagagaaacaccAACAAAGGAGAGAGGCCTGCAGAGTCACGTGGGGGCAGAGACCAATTGGGCCTccggtgccccccccccccccccgccccacgcagggaggaggagaggactaTTCGACAGGGCCAGTTTGCAGTCTGCCCGCTACCCGCCTGCTGCTGAGTGAAGAAGTTCCTGAGAGTCCGCTAGCCACTGCCCTACCTGGGCCCTGGGAGCTTCCCCACCAGGACTCTGGTGCCCAGTGTCCATCCTCATCCGGCTGAGAGTTCTCCTTCCGCTCAGTAAGTGAGGGCCGGGGCCCAGGCCTCTAATGGCCAGCCtcccttctcagcacctcactcGGGCCTGGACTGGCCACTGCCTGTTCTGCAGAATGACCAATGCCCACTACTCTGGGCAGGGAAAAGGCCAGGGGTCTCCCCAGATCCATTTTCTCATTACAATATCCCTAGGCTGTGTTAGGAGGAGCTAGGCCTATGGCGACAGACTTAGTGGTGTCTTAGAGGTGTGTTCCTGTGGGTGTGGTGTTCTGTGACTGTTCTGAGGGTCTCTTGAGCTTATCTTCCAGTCTTGGAATCTTGCTGCCTGAGTGTCTGAGTTGCCTCTATGGAGGTATCTGAGACTccctatgtatgtctgtgtttctaCTGTCAGGCTAGGCCAGTGTCTATTTTACTTCCCTGGGTGGATGAAGGGCTGTGAGTCACTGTAAGGATatatgtgtgtaggggtggggtgggggggtcagTGGAGCCATGGCTTCCAGCATGGATTAGTGAGCTCCTGGGGAAAGGGCTGAGGCAAAAAGGTAGGGCTGCCCATCCCCCATCCCGCCAGGGATTTAGCCCAGAGGAGTGCCCATGCTGTCCAAGAGCCCCTAGTGGGCTCTATCCTGGAGATGCCTACTCAGGAGCCCAGCCCTCTCGTTCACTCCCCCACTGCCTACTGGCCTCTGTGCCTTGGTGTTTtgggggcttttgttttgtttgtgtttgtgtgtttgccaCGCTAGAAATGAACGCAGAGCCTCACACTGGGTGTGGTCTGCCATTGAACCCCATTTCCTCCCCAGTTTCACTTTCTGAGGGTTCCTGTGTGAAGGAGATTTGATCATAAGCCTATATATCCCCTAACACTGGCTGGCTACAACACAGGCTGTAGGTTCtcgggtgtggggacagggtctGACAGCCTcggctctctctccttccaagaTTCATTCACACAGTTTCACCCAAGAACCCTGGTCTGTGGGACCCAGCCTTTTCCGAGGAGGGAAGTGACTTGCCTGGACAGGACAACAAAGTTGGTCAGATTCCGTGCCTCCCTCCACCAGGTGAACGACTTTGCTTTGCTGCACCGGGTCTTCAGTTTTGTTCAAGCACCCTAGTCTAGCACCCACAGAAGCCTGAGCCACGGGGTGGGATCCACACAGAGTTTTGGGCGGGTGGGTCTCTGCCAAGGCATAGCTTCTGTGCTTCCCCACCGAGGCTTTCTGGCGTTCATGCCCAGCCCCCAGCACTGTCTTCCACCCTTGGTGAACAAGCAGGCTGGGCTGGATTGATCAGGCCTCTTCAAAGCTCTCTCGGCCTCAGTTACTTCCCTTGAAAAGCGGTGTGGTCTACTGGACCGTTCCAGTCCAGAGCCACTGCTCTACCATTTCACTCGCAGACTGAGGCAGCCAGGAGCCCCCCTGTGTGCTCGAGCTAGAAGAGAGCTCACAGGGACGTAGGGGTGCAGCGCTCTGGCTCTGCTTTTCGCCCTTGGAGCTCCGGCTGCTTACCAGACCTTGGGATGGCACAAAATGGGATGATCACGCTTTCCATTTCCATATGAGCATCCTGAGGGAGACTCGCGGAAATGGGGTTCACCTCGAACTCTCACTGGCCACACCACCACATCACTTGTCCATCCTCAGCTACCTTCTTGGGGTACCTGACTTCGGATTAAGAAACAGAGCTGGAGCGAGTGCTTGCAGCCTGAGTAGGCAAATGTGGCAGTGTCAACTTGAACGCTTACTTTCTACCTTGGCCTTGTGCCTTACCCTCGTCCCCACGCTCGCCCTTAGCCACTTCCATACTGCAAAAACCAGCGTTCCTGTCTTGGCCCTGGCCACCCCTAAACTGGACTGGCAAACCGGAGCTCGCCTTCTTCCAGCGCAGGCGGTGAACCAAAGCTTCCCCGCGCACCACACCTGACCGGATTCCAGGGTGCTCAGGGTCTCCAATTCTCTTAGAGGTGGAAGGCTTCGGAGGACCCGAGCTGAGCTGGAGGGCCGGGAGGTGAGGGTGAAGGCCAAGCGGGCCTGTAGGGAGGGCAGGGCACAGGCCCGGCTGTGGGGAGGACGTGGCCCGCGCCTCCGCCCGCGGATACCGCACGCGCGCATATAGAGCGGCCGCCCCGGCCCCGCGCGGCGGGTTCGCGCAGCACGCAGTGCGGCGGAGGGGCCCGGGTCCCAGGTGCGCCTCGAGCGGCCCCGCGAGCTGCGGGCGCGGGGAGGCGGGGGCAGAGCGGGCCGGTCTCCCCGCCCCCGGCCCAAGTGGCCGTCATCACGGGCGGGTGGCGCTGTGCCCGAGTGCGGCTTCATCGCGGGCGGCGGCGCGGCCGAAAGGTGCAGGGTGCTGCTCGCGGGAGCGGCCTGGGTGGGCGCCACCGTCGTACCGCTTTTGCGTCCCGGGCCGCGGCTCTCAGGATCTGGACTCCCCGACTGAGGTCTCCCGCAGCCTGCACCCCAGCCTCTGTAGCCCGCGCCTCTCCGCCAAGGTCTCCGCCCGGCGCCCGTGACCCCGTTGCGCCCTCCGCACCTGCTCCCGGCCCGACGTCCCGGGCTCGCCGGTGGGTGCCGTCGCTGAGCGGCTTTGTCTGCGGACCCAGCGGCATTGCGACAGGGTTCTCTGCCTCTCAGGGTCGGCCCCTATCCTTCCACGGGGCCACGCCTCGGACTCGCTGCCCGCACCGCCGCCCGCTGCCCGCCGAGACTCTATCTCCCCGTCCCCGACCCTCTCGCTGGGCACCTCCGTCTCTCCAGGTTTTCCGCCCTTGTCTCTGTCACTCTTGCTGCCTTGGTCTCCCCGGGGATGTCTCTCGTTGCTCGGTATCTCTCactatgtctgtctctgtgtctcacgGGTTTTCTCGTTGGGCCTGCCACTCTGAACCTCTGGTCCCGTCTCTTTCGTTATCCGGCGTGGGTCTTTCATCTATTTACTATCTACCATCTATATATCCCCTATCCGTCACAGATTATCATCTGTCCATTATCTATCTCACCTATCATTAttgatctatcatctatctacataATCTATCTTCTATCAGTATCTATCTCTCTACCTACCTATCAACCAGCCATCTAGGAATCTCTCCCAATGTCTCTAGCTCGGCATTTTCTCTCTCCGTCGCCCAGGATCCCCCTCTCCGTTGAGCAGCACCGACTGGGGTCTCTCTAgacttgtctctgcctcaggtCTCTGTCAGGCCCCTAGACCACTCCAGCTGCGCGCCCCCAATTCTCCCGGATTGCCTGGCGCCTTCCCCGCGCCCGAGCCTATCTGATTTTCTCAGAATCGGGGTTTTGTTCTCAGACAAACGAATCAGGATGGAAACGCATCGAATCCGAGGGTCCTGGATCGGGCGCGGCAGAGGCGGCGTGGAAGCAGCACTGGAGTGCGGCGGGTGGCTGAGCTGCGGCGCGGGGACGCGGCCCGCAAACCCCCGCACCCAGACGGTGCTGTGGGTCGCTGCGGGCGCACAGACTAGGGCAGTCCCAGGCCAGTCGCCGTCGGCCCGCGCTGACCCGCTCCTCCTTCCACAGGCGGACGCCGCGGGTATGGACTATTCGTATGACGAGGACCTGGACGAGCTGTGTCCGGTGTGTGGTGACAAGGTGTCGGGCTACCACTACGGGCTGCTCACCTGTGAGAGCTGCAAGGTGAGCGCAAGCTGGAGCAGGGGAGGGCTAGTCTGCGGGTGGCAGGGGTGCGGGCAACTAACGAGGGTCGGACCTGGCATTCATTCCCTTCCAATTGCACAGGGCTTCTTCAAGCGCACAGTCCAGAACAACAAGCATTACACGTGCACCGAGAGTCAGAGCTGCAAAATCGACAAGACGCAGCGTAAGCGCTGTCCCTTCTGCCGCTTCCAGAAGTGTCTGACGGTGGGCATGCGCCTGGAAGGTGCGCGTCCTGCACGGCCAGGGACCCCTGACTGCTGGCCGCCCCAGGGAGCCTCGGGCGGGTctgggagaggggctggggggaaagccGCGCAGTTGCTGGATCCAGATGATTGGCCCCTCGGCGTGACGTTGGGGCCCCAGCTCTGCGGGAACAGAAGCAACTAGTGAGGCAAGCCGCCACAAGAGGCCTTGCAAGCAGGGcctgcctgggctcagttccGAAATATCAAAAGTGAGACTTCTGTATGGTGGGCCATGCTcgcaatcccaggactcagaagactgaggcaggatgattaccAGTCATGGGCTGCACACTGAGACCCATTACTCCCTCCACCGAGGAGGTGAGCCTTTCTCCAGGACAGAGCAGAGTTCCAGTAGACCCATTTTGTGAGGAGCTATCCCTATAGATCCCTACACCAGCCCAAACCAAAGCTCTCAATAACTTGACCATGTTCAAATCCCAGCTTCTTTACTTGTAAGCTGAGGACACTGAGCAAACACCCTAATCTCTCTGAGCTGCAGATGCCCCCATCTGAATACTGGGCTAAATACTTGCTCTGTGTGGTGGGAGGGAGATCTAGAGGTTTACAGAAAGCCGGAGTTGCCTTCTGTAAGGGCAAATACTCAGCAGAATAGCTGTAATTGTCATTATTATCACACTTTCTGCTGCTATGTGTCCATCACTGTCCATTCTGtgcatctgtctatctgtccagGCATCTAAGTTTTGCAGGAATTGAGACCCCTTCCCATGCATTCTTAGCTCAGCCCTGAGAAGGTTGAGGTGAGGGGAACAGTGGCCTATCATTGCCTCTTCCATACCTCTGTTTTGGTCCAGAGAGGACAGCAAGGGTCCATCAAGAGAGACTCAGGCTCAGAGAGTGGACAGTCATAGCTTCTACCCTGCTGGCCCCAGTCGGGCTGAGCGCCCAGCCAGCAGCTGTTGGCTAAAGTTTTTGCAGAGAAGGCCCCAAAGTCTGGGAGAGCTGTGGACATATCCTGCTACCTAAAGGACTCATATTGAAGGAGGTACCCTGTCCTGTTAGCCCTTATACCTAACTCCAGGTCCTGAGTGGGCAGAGAGCTAGCTATTGTGGGTGGCAGAAGCCTCTGGGGCAGCCTGAGGGAGCAAAGCAGGCTGGCCACCTCCCAGCAGGAAGATCTGTCGGGCAGGCTCCCAAGCCCTGAGTTCTGGGAAACACCacccctctctccagctcttccccTTTCCTCAGAGCTTGGGTGGGGTCCTGTCTGAGCAGGGGTTGGAGCCACACTGGAGCTGCAGAGATGCACCTGTTAAGTCTGGCTGGTGACACATTCTTGGCCAGAAGAAAAACATCTGGTCAGCAAAATAGGTCCTTTCCTTCAGCACTAAACCAGGCTCCACAGTAGAAGGCAGTGGGGGAAGCCCCGGCCATCCTGCAACAGGAGCTCAGTAGAGTCAAGAAGGCTTCGACAAGTAGCTGGCCCGACTGTGAGCAGAGCAGACGGGGGCTCTGTTTCTTTCACGTTTCCATGGCAGGCCCCAGGCTGGGCACCTGAACTCAGCTGAGCCCCAGGTGCTTTCGGTCTGAGGTATACTATGGGGCAGGACAGGAGATTCTGCCTGGGGAACCCTTGGACTTCCTAAAGGGGGCAACACTGAGATTGGGTTCTGCTATGAGAAAGAATATGTGAGAGAGGGGAAAGGgttccaggcagagggaataaataatTGAGGGCAAGCTGGGTAAGGAAGTGTGTTAAGTGGAGGAACAAAAGGAGGCTaagtagggaggaggagaagatgatgGGTCACTAGAAGGCCGAGAAAGGCCTGGAGTGCTAAGTTAAGGCTGTTGCTCTCACCTGTTGGCAAAAGAGGCCATTGAGTGGAGGTGgaggaatggtgtgtgtgtgtgtgtgtgtgtgagagagagagagagagacagagagagacagagagagacagagacacagagacagagagagagacagagagagagagacagagagagagacagagagacagagagagagaagagagagacagagacagagacagaaagagagacagagacagagacagagagacagatagaaacagagaCATAGAAATACCCTTTTGGGAAAGATCTGTGAGAGGCAGGTGGAGAGGTGGAACTTGACTGACTGCTCCTGCCCACAGCTGTGCGAGCCGATCGAATGAGGGGTGGTCGGAACAAGTTTGGGCCCATGTACAAGAGAGACCGGGCCTTGAAGCAACAGAAGAAAGCACAGATTCGGGCCAATGGCTTCAAGCTGGAGACTGGACCCCCGATGGGGGTGCCCCcaccgccccctcccccaccggACTACATGCTAACCCCTAGCCTGCATGCACCTGAGCCCAAAGCCCTGGTCTCTGGCCCATCTACTGGGCCACTGGGTGACTTTGGAGGCCCAGCTCTGCCCATGgctgtgcctggtacccatgggcCTCTGGCTGGCTACCTCTATCCTGCCTTCTCCAACCGCACCATCAAGTCTGAGTACCCAGAGCCCTATGCCAGCCCCCCTCAGCAGCCAGGGCCACCTTACAGCTATCCAGAGCCCTTTTCAGGAGGGCCCAATGTACCAGAGCTCATACTGCAGCTGCTGCAGCTAGAGCCAGAAGAGGATCAGGTCCGTGCCCGCATAGTGGGCTGCCTGCAGGAGCCAGCCAAGAGCCGCTCTGACCAGCCAGCGCCCTTCAGCCTTCTTTGCAGGATGGCTGACCAGACCTTTATCTCCATTGTTGACTGGGCACGAAGGTGCATGGTGTTCAAGGAACTGGAGGTAGGTACCTCCTCACAGCCCCTGGCCCCTGACTCTTAGCCACTCCTCTCGGCTGCCCAGTATCACCCTTTGGATGGGCAGTCCTGCCCAGTGGCTTCAGGCACTGGCTGGGGAGGGACCACTACAGGAGCCATTGCAGCTTCCTGGTACCCGCTGTCCCTTCCTACCTTGCTCCTTGTCTCTCTAATCTGTCTCTCTTAGCCCCTGTCTCCTATGTCCCCTCCCTGGCCTGTGGCCTCTCAGTACCTCCATGTTCCCCCAGGCTTTGCTTCTGTCCCAGTTGGGGTTTCTACAGGCAGCTCCCTCTTTCTTTGACACTCTAAGCTCCCTCAAAACACTTGTCTTGTCCCCCAAATCACCAGCCTATGTCCAGCCATCCTATCCTTTCATTCAGAAAGGACACCAATCCCTGCTATCCTCAGCTGTCATAGATGGATGGGGCGCTGAGTCTATGACTTTGTTTGTGGACCTGATTCCTACCTAGCTAAAGTAAGCTCACTACCcctgtgatgtgatgtgatgtgatgtgatgtgatgtgatgtgtgtgtgtgtatgtgtgtgtgtgtgtgtgataactaGATAGAAAGTCCTGTCTTTGAACTAGCCCCATGCAACTGCCTTCCCCTatctcatgcccccccccccttttttttttaccagagtTAATGCACATGAAACTAAACAAAGTGGAAACACAGGAGGAGGAACTGAGGCTAGTCATAGGAAGAACTTTCTAGTCATTTCATCTATTAGTGTGAAGGCCCTAAGGCCTGAAAGCTGACCCTCCAGTACCCTACCTAGCTTCTTATGTACATCACCCTCAAGACTCCAGAATCTTGACCAAGACTCATTGCTGGTTGGCATGGGTACAACTCAGGCCTGACCCTCCTAGGTCAAGCCCCCGGTTGTGCTAGCTACAAACAGCAGGGCTGCTGCCCTCCCTGCTGCAGCCTTGAGCGGCTGTCGGTGCTGACGCCACTCTGCCTGTGCTTCCTCTGGGCATGTGGCCAGATGGGCTGGGGGCACTGCCTGGCTGACTGGCATGGAAGGGAATGAGGGTGCAGCATGAGCATCCTGAGCCCTATCGGAGCACTCCAAGGTTTATTTAACCAAGAGGACTCTGGGAGTTAGGAACTGATGACCACGGCTCTCATATCCACTGTGAGGGCCTGCCATGGCCAAGGACATGCCATGTCTCTGTCTTGGGTGACTTCTCTCACTGGCCCTTCTAGGCCAACTGATGTAGGAGATGGACATAGGTCAGATAGTGGGCCCTCCCACCTGCCTTATACTCATGGCTGAGTGCCCTGGAAGATGACCACCCCCAAGACACTGTAGACTTCCCCTGCACAGAGAGTAGGAGGAGCTGAGCATTCCCAgctttccaggaccctggatCCAGGGGCAGGGCACTTCCTCTGGCTGCCTTCCTGGGGGGGTCACGCAGGATGGGAAGGGCTTTTGTCCCAGCGTTGCTGAGTGTTTTTTCCTGCTTTTGGCTTCTCTGTGGCCCAAACCTTcctgcttccccttcccagaacCTGTGAAGTAGCCCAGGGATCCTAGCCACAGTCAGCACTGCTTGTGAGGAGCCTTGCAGAGAAAAAAGCCTAAACCAGCCCTTGCAGCCCCTCTTGATCCATGGTTCCCCAGACTGGGGGTCTGTGTTGCAGAGCCCAGGCATGCAAGTCAGAAAAGCTGAGGCTGCCCAGTAAGCTGGTTCTCACCGTGCTACTTAGTCCACTGATCAGGGTACATCTTTAGGTGATGGGAGAGGGGCTCTGTGGCTCTGAGATTGGGCAACCCTTGAGATGGGCACTGGAGACATTAGAGTGAACTGGACCCAGGAAGCTTCAGGGAAAGCTAGGGGACATATGTGGACTGTCAGTGAGTAGATCCCTGGGTTTTGGAGAAACAGAGGACTCAGTGGGAAAGCACTGCTGTATCTGAGAGAGTCAAAGATTTCCAGAGGTGTCAGAGGCATCCAGCCTGTGGGACTTAGCAAGTAACTCTGCTCTTCTGgcctgttttctcatttgtaaggTAGGAAGGGCTTAGTTAATATTTTCTTAGAGGCTTGTAAAGGCTAGGTGAGCTAGAACAGGTGAAGAATTAGACATGTGGCTCAGTACACAGGAAGTCCAATCAGTGGAGGTAGCCACTCCCTTCTAGTCGGCCTCCTTTGTAGCATGAAGAAGAATCTACACTcacccggcagtggtggtgcacgtctttaatcccagcactcaggaggcagagccaggcggatctctgtgagtttaaggccagcctcggctacagagtgagatccaggacaggctccaaaactacacagagaaaccctgtctcgaaaaacaaacaaacaaacaaacaaacaaacaaacaaacaaacaaacagaatctgCTCTCATAGGCCTTCCTGGAAGAACACAGGGAAAGGCACACAAGGTCCACACACCCTTGAGCTCTGTAAAATGGGAGCCACTTTGGCCCTGGTAGTATACCAACTTCTTGCCTGAAGGGTGGTAGACTCGCCTTCACCAGGTGGTGCTCTGCATAATCACCATGAAGGGCAGGCTGGTGGCAGGATAGGAGTCCATTTTGACATCTGTCCCTCAGTGTTCCACTCTGCTCACCCCCCACCCAGCACCCCTTTGACAGCAGATAATTGCTTAGATAGATGGTTTATTGAGACACAGTAAGTCTGTCAGGACTGGGCTGATAAACAGTTGCTCAGCCAGGAGTGTGCCAGGACCAGCCATGGCGTGTCAGACCCTGAAGAATTACTGAGCTTGTTGGCCTTGGCTGCCAGAGTGATCAGACCTCAGGGGCTC harbors:
- the Nr5a1 gene encoding steroidogenic factor 1, which codes for MDYSYDEDLDELCPVCGDKVSGYHYGLLTCESCKGFFKRTVQNNKHYTCTESQSCKIDKTQRKRCPFCRFQKCLTVGMRLEAVRADRMRGGRNKFGPMYKRDRALKQQKKAQIRANGFKLETGPPMGVPPPPPPPPDYMLTPSLHAPEPKALVSGPSTGPLGDFGGPALPMAVPGTHGPLAGYLYPAFSNRTIKSEYPEPYASPPQQPGPPYSYPEPFSGGPNVPELILQLLQLEPEEDQVRARIVGCLQEPAKSRSDQPAPFSLLCRMADQTFISIVDWARRCMVFKELEVADQMTLLQNCWSELLVLDHIYRQVQYGKEDSILLVTGQEVELSTVAVQAGSLLHSLVLRAQELVLQLHALQLDRQEFVCLKFLILFSLDVKFLNNHSLVKDAQEKANAALLDYTLCHYPHCGDKFQQLLLCLVEVRALSMQAKEYLYHKHLGNEMPRNNLLIEMLQAKQT